The window TAAAGAGGATAGCAGTGCGTTAAGTAAAATATctacaagaaaaataataatttttgtttttgctgGGCTTTGTGGAGCAGCAGCAGAAGTGGGTATTTCTAATAGTAAAGGTGCAATTGGGTTTCCATTGATTTTGTTGCTTACTGTTATTGCTACATTTACATTCCCGGTATGGTTTTCTCAAGAAGAGATAAAAACATTGGATAGTAAGGTAGCACAAGAGtttacattaaaaaatataattccacataatttattatcatcatgaAGAATTAGGATTACTTCCAGTGCCAAAGGAGATACAATAAGCATTATCCCACCGATACATATTAAGATTTAGATATTCCTATATATAAAGACATAATTGAAGTACTGTATATACATAaatgttttcaaattgATACATCCATATTTCTATTCGATTCCttaaaaggaaagaaaaaaaaaaaaaaaattgaatagaATAGTTAGAATTTTTAAcgaaacttttttttttttcatttaagaaaaaaaaaaaaaaaaaaaaaaaaaaaaaaaaaaaaatttctttttttgttttatagaaggaaaaaaaaaaaaagcaaaaaaaaagtaaactAGCGGGGAAGCAcacatttaataataaacactttaataacaaaaatattaaattttttaaatttaaaaaaaaaaaaaaaaaaaaaaaataaaggaaataaaatcaataatatcTATAATCGTTCATGATTCCAATACCAAATGATCCAGCCCTACTACGAGAACATATTTACTCGGAAACAGGTGATTTACACGTAGTTTTAGACCCAAGAACGTTTTCCGATATAGATGGTTATAAGCCAATTAGCGCATATGGGCTAGGTTATTTTAACTATTACATGAAGACCGATAGAGAACTCAGGGAGAAACGTGTTTTAGATGAAATAGTGATTCATGTTTATAATAActttaacttttattttataattttctgGATTTTATTCGTTATTTATGCAGTGGATACTGCTTTGGATAAAAAATTctcaaaatattattattctaataatattagcaACATAGACGAGGAATATTCATCTTATACAGAAGATGAGGATTActatgatgatgatgatgatgaagagcTTTACTACGATAATGGGGAGGATgaggaagatgatgatgaaattaGTCTGCCAGAAATGAAATACATTAAACATTCAAAAAAGGATGATGATGGAATTATTACAGGGAATacagataaaaaaaataaagcacaactgaaaaaaaaaaatagaagaaACAAGAGAAGAAATTATAAGAAACGTGTGGGTGGTGGGAATTTTGTGAGTAGATTTTTATACAAAACCTTTTATATGAAAAATGACGATCAAAAAAAGTACGATCGTCTTTATGGGGatgatgatattaatagtattacTAG is drawn from Saccharomycodes ludwigii strain NBRC 1722 chromosome V, whole genome shotgun sequence and contains these coding sequences:
- a CDS encoding uncharacterized protein (similar to Saccharomyces cerevisiae YCR043C | puative protein of unknown function); the protein is MIPIPNDPALLREHIYSETGDLHVVLDPRTFSDIDGYKPISAYGLGYFNYYMKTDRELREKRVLDEIVIHVYNNFNFYFIIFWILFVIYAVDTALDKKFSKYYYSNNISNIDEEYSSYTEDEDYYDDDDDEELYYDNGEDEEDDDEISLPEMKYIKHSKKDDDGIITGNTDKKNKAQLKKKNRRNKRRNYKKRVGGGNFVSRFLYKTFYMKNDDQKKYDRLYGDDDINSITSSQFEYHHVKV